Part of the Woronichinia naegeliana WA131 genome, TAAGAACCGCTAGAATGCACGAAAATAGGGTAGAATGCCTCAAAACCATTGCATTAAGAAGAGAGAAAGCAGATGTACCGGAAGCAACAGTACTCAATTGAAACACCAGAAAACTTGAAAAATCTGTTCGGCGGGCAGTTAGACGAAGAAAATCGTTGGATAGAAATGTCAAAAATGATTCTTTGGGAAGAATATGAGGAAGAATATGCAAAAAACTTCACAGAAAAAAAAGGAGCCCCAGCCAAATCATTTAGAATGGCATTAGGAGCATTAATTATCAAAGAAATTTCAGGAAAAAGTGACAGAGAAACAGTAGAACAAATAAAAGAGAACCCTTATTTACAGTACTTTATAGGAATGGAAAGCTATAGTAGCAAAGAAGCATTTAATACGTCAATGATGGTTCATTTTCGTAAAAAAATAGGAATGGAATTAATAAATAAAATTAATAAAGAAATAGAAAAAAAAGCGACGGGTGTAGCGTCAGAAAAAAAAGAAAATGAAGGAAAGTTATTGTTAGATGCGACTTGTACACCAGCAGATATAAAATATCCAACGGATATAGGAATATTGAATGATGCCAGAGAAAAAACAGAAAAAATAATAGATAAGCTGTATGAAGAAATAAAAGAGAAAAGGAAAGAAAAGCCGAGGACTTATAGGGAAGTGGCAAGAAAAGAGTACTTAGCCATAGCAAAAAAACGTCGTGTGTCAAAAAAAGAAAGAAGAAAAGGAACAAAAAAACAACTAGGATATATAAAAAGAAACTTGTCTGATATAGAAAAAATGATAGAAGAGGGAGCAAAGTTAGAAAAACTAACGAAAAAAGAGCAAGAAGAGCTTGTAACGATAGGAAAAGTGTATGAGCAACAGTTAGAAATGTATGAAAAAAAGACAAATAAAGTAGAAAACAGAATTGTGAGTGTAAGCCAACCTCACGTGCGTCCAATAGTGCGTGGAAAAGCGGGAAAAGCAGTAGAGTTTGGAGCTAAAATATCGGCAAGTAATGTGAATGGCTTTGTCTTCTTAGACAAATTAAGTTGGGATAATTACAACGAATCGGGAGATTTACAAGCGCGAATAGAAGAATATAAAAGGGAAACAGGATGGGGTGCATCCCACTTAAGATAATACATTGACACTCAAAAGAGGAGACTTAAGATAATACATTGACACTCAAAAGAGGAGAGTGATTGAGATAAGCACATCGTAGCCGAAGAATACGAGAAACATTATGAAGATGCCAACGTGCTCCCGACAATTTAACCCTAGCTCCCACCTGTTTAATCTTAGACTCCACATCACCAGAACCAATCACAATACCAAGCTGTTGATAGTATTGGTAATCAGGGATACGCTGATAATGCTTCGTCAAATAGGCTTGAAAATTCTTTGCCCTCTTGCTTTTGACTCCATCAAACGCATCTATTGCCTTGTTCACAAAACCCCGCCACAGTAAATGCTCCACTGCTTCTAGCCGTTTGAGAGAGCCACCCACTTTGAACAGATTCTCCTTGAGATGATACCAATCCAACACCTCTCGTCGTATCAGCCACGATTGAGTGGCGAAACTCTCTACCGCATTCCAGATTGCGGGATGACCATCTCCCAAAAAGGTCACTATTGGGGACAAAGGTTGAACATTGCTCCAATTCTTTAAGCCCTCTGGGTCTTGGAAAAAGGCTTCACAGACATTGCCATGAAGACTCACCAGTTTATAATCTCGCCACTG contains:
- a CDS encoding ISKra4 family transposase, with amino-acid sequence MKTLVGEVEISQKQARKLKVSPKIVLSPGLEKCCLRASAKTSYQQAEEDIEELMGIKVGHSSLHRLVERTELPLAQAQSESAGVSIDGGKICLRGEEKEGGQWRDYKLVSLHGNVCEAFFQDPEGLKNWSNVQPLSPIVTFLGDGHPAIWNAVESFATQSWLIRREVLDWYHLKENLFKVGGSLKRLEAVEHLLWRGFVNKAIDAFDGVKSKRAKNFQAYLTKHYQRIPDYQYYQQLGIVIGSGDVESKIKQVGARVKLSGARWHLHNVSRILRLRCAYLNHSPLLSVNVLS